A genomic stretch from Edaphobacter aggregans includes:
- a CDS encoding TonB-dependent receptor: MALDRNRGTRLRKFACIVLACLCFFLVSTLHVFGQVDEGSITGTVQDTSGAVVPNAQVSLLNTDQGITLDVTTNSGGDFTFSPVRIGHYSLSVTAKGFAKTTQQNLTVNVGSHLQVNVQLKLGSSTETVEVSAAPPQLQTEEASVGQVMTEKSVNSLPLNGRNFTFLAQLGAGTQTPQADTRGNAASGAFSANGLRPAQNNYLLDGIDNNSNAVDFLNGTNFIVLPPVDAVSEFKVQTANFSAELGRSAGAVLNATIKSGTNSIHGAAWEFFRNDVLDAADWFENNGGVKKGKLRLNQFGVAVGGPIIKDKIFFFGDYEGLRRVQGTVQTGSVPTAGEVSSGFTNLSDLVTGNAQTDNLGRSIALGAVLDPATTRLVTAGTVDPVSGLSASSTGYVRDPFGCSASTVNVTIANCPNLNHIPASRLDPVALKLMGLYPAAQRGGLTSNYTVSPSLFEHRNAFDVRADVNPTQKDQVFFRFSYVDDPQFIPGIFGGVADGGGFQQGDQSATSSQSVLGYTHVFTPAMINVLHVGFNHLHTTRFGPVGGTSGIPAQFGIQGIPQVPENGGLPSLAIGGLQTLGSNAFLPSDEISQTLQITDDFTKVWKTHSFKAGIESQQVKFSTLQPAYSRGNFDYDGRYTDVPTKNNGGTGRAQFLLTPQAATVANGVNYSGGADGVNASNINKTYNYRTYLAFYFQDDWKVTPKLTLNLGLRYDYFSPIRETNGGQANFVQSGPPNGTPTYLIPASGKDDRSLSTSFTTLLARDGIALQLTDKFGQGLTQVQKTNFAPRIGLAYQVNPKTVVRGAFGYFYNSFENQGYGPNIGENYPFVYNFSYSSQVPAGSPTGLQAVSPISYNSPWAGCPTAGPGGTATTGAGLSCIAFTPTAVNAQGLGLQGLQFNYITPRTLAVNTSVQYSITRALSAQVAYVFTQGKNLQQGVGNNNVTAILPSGTSTTNLASPGAGGTIPFPDFASNGSFQATVGASNYNGLQTKLEQQFSNGLNLLFAYTYSKTLSDAGDLLNGGSLAGLRAPAVPGLGPSFDWGPANFDIRHVFHLSGGYELPVGRNKRFMANSGRAADAVLGGWSVNWILVLQGGQPITLSCPTSTTAGTNCYDVRVAGQSQKLGRFMKNGKPFWYGNPAAFQQPCPLGVTPTAGCIPYTGSAVLGFRPGTTTGPGFNRFDFSAFKAFRLSDRFSLQFRSEFFNILNHPNFNAPNFGGNGVVAISNSGNFTSANFGQIGSTRDAPYDPRQIQFALKLLF; this comes from the coding sequence ATGGCTCTTGATCGCAATCGCGGCACTCGGCTTAGGAAATTTGCCTGCATTGTTCTCGCATGCTTGTGTTTTTTCCTGGTATCAACTTTGCACGTATTCGGCCAGGTAGATGAAGGATCTATTACGGGAACTGTCCAAGATACAAGCGGTGCGGTTGTCCCCAATGCACAAGTGTCTCTCTTAAATACCGACCAAGGTATAACTTTGGATGTCACAACAAACAGCGGCGGCGACTTTACCTTTTCGCCGGTCAGGATCGGGCACTACTCTCTGTCCGTTACTGCTAAAGGTTTTGCCAAGACGACCCAGCAGAATCTGACGGTAAACGTCGGCAGCCACCTGCAGGTCAATGTTCAACTTAAGCTGGGTTCTTCGACTGAAACCGTTGAGGTGAGTGCTGCCCCGCCACAACTGCAGACCGAGGAAGCATCGGTCGGCCAGGTGATGACCGAAAAGAGCGTGAATTCGCTGCCGCTCAATGGGCGCAACTTTACCTTCCTTGCCCAGCTTGGTGCAGGTACGCAGACACCCCAGGCCGACACGCGAGGCAATGCTGCCTCCGGAGCTTTTTCCGCAAATGGCCTGCGGCCAGCGCAAAATAACTACTTGCTCGATGGCATTGACAACAATTCCAACGCCGTTGACTTCCTGAACGGAACAAACTTCATCGTGCTCCCTCCGGTGGACGCAGTTTCGGAGTTCAAGGTTCAAACCGCCAATTTCAGTGCCGAACTCGGCCGTTCCGCGGGCGCCGTTCTCAACGCTACGATCAAGTCCGGAACCAATAGCATCCATGGTGCGGCCTGGGAATTTTTCCGCAACGATGTTCTCGATGCCGCCGATTGGTTTGAGAACAACGGTGGAGTCAAAAAGGGAAAGTTACGGCTGAATCAATTCGGGGTCGCGGTAGGCGGCCCGATCATTAAAGACAAGATATTCTTCTTCGGCGATTATGAAGGTCTGCGTCGCGTGCAGGGTACGGTTCAAACCGGTTCCGTGCCGACCGCAGGAGAAGTCAGCAGTGGTTTCACCAATCTCTCCGACTTGGTCACTGGGAATGCCCAGACCGATAACCTGGGCCGAAGCATAGCGCTCGGTGCTGTCCTGGATCCCGCGACAACGCGGTTAGTTACAGCGGGCACGGTTGATCCTGTGTCAGGCCTCAGTGCGTCGAGTACCGGCTATGTTCGAGATCCGTTCGGTTGCTCAGCGTCCACTGTGAACGTTACGATCGCCAACTGCCCCAACCTGAATCATATTCCCGCGAGCCGGTTGGATCCAGTTGCCCTCAAGCTGATGGGCCTCTACCCGGCGGCGCAGAGGGGAGGGTTAACTTCGAACTACACGGTGAGCCCAAGCCTGTTTGAGCATAGAAACGCATTTGATGTTCGGGCCGACGTTAATCCTACCCAAAAGGACCAGGTATTCTTTCGTTTCAGCTATGTGGACGACCCCCAATTTATTCCGGGCATCTTCGGAGGCGTAGCAGACGGCGGCGGATTTCAGCAGGGCGATCAGTCTGCAACATCGAGTCAGTCTGTTTTGGGGTATACCCATGTGTTCACGCCAGCGATGATCAACGTGCTGCACGTAGGATTTAACCACCTTCATACCACGCGCTTTGGGCCGGTAGGCGGTACGAGCGGTATTCCGGCACAGTTCGGAATTCAAGGCATCCCACAGGTTCCTGAAAATGGCGGTCTTCCCTCACTCGCTATTGGTGGATTGCAGACCCTGGGCAGCAACGCCTTCCTACCCTCTGACGAAATCAGCCAAACTCTCCAAATCACCGACGACTTTACGAAGGTTTGGAAGACGCACAGCTTCAAGGCGGGCATTGAATCCCAACAAGTAAAATTTTCGACACTGCAGCCAGCGTATTCACGCGGTAATTTCGACTATGACGGTCGATACACTGATGTACCTACCAAAAACAATGGAGGCACAGGACGCGCGCAATTTCTGCTAACTCCTCAAGCAGCGACCGTTGCAAATGGAGTCAACTACTCGGGAGGTGCCGACGGAGTCAATGCATCCAACATCAATAAAACCTACAATTACAGGACCTACTTGGCGTTCTACTTCCAGGACGACTGGAAGGTAACTCCGAAATTGACGCTTAATCTCGGTCTGCGATACGACTACTTTAGTCCGATTCGGGAGACCAATGGCGGTCAGGCTAACTTCGTTCAAAGCGGTCCTCCAAACGGGACCCCGACGTATCTCATTCCCGCGAGCGGTAAGGATGACAGAAGCTTGTCTACCAGCTTTACCACCTTGTTGGCGAGAGATGGGATTGCGCTCCAGCTGACCGATAAATTCGGACAAGGGCTGACGCAAGTGCAAAAGACTAATTTCGCACCACGCATAGGACTCGCTTACCAAGTCAATCCGAAAACGGTCGTACGCGGCGCATTTGGTTACTTCTACAATTCATTTGAGAACCAGGGATATGGACCGAATATTGGCGAAAATTATCCCTTTGTGTACAACTTCTCGTATTCGTCTCAAGTACCCGCCGGCAGTCCTACCGGATTGCAGGCGGTCTCGCCAATCAGCTACAACTCTCCGTGGGCTGGCTGTCCGACGGCAGGCCCGGGTGGAACCGCAACCACTGGTGCCGGTCTCTCGTGCATTGCATTTACGCCTACCGCTGTAAATGCACAGGGTCTGGGCCTGCAGGGGCTTCAGTTCAACTACATAACCCCCCGTACGCTCGCCGTGAACACATCAGTCCAATACTCGATAACACGGGCTTTGTCGGCACAGGTCGCGTATGTGTTTACTCAGGGCAAGAATCTTCAGCAGGGTGTTGGCAACAACAATGTGACTGCAATCTTGCCGTCTGGTACAAGCACAACCAATCTAGCGAGTCCAGGCGCTGGAGGGACGATTCCATTCCCCGATTTCGCGTCGAATGGTAGTTTCCAGGCCACGGTAGGAGCCAGTAATTACAATGGATTGCAGACCAAGCTGGAACAGCAATTTTCGAACGGCTTGAATCTCCTTTTCGCCTACACTTATTCCAAGACGCTCTCGGATGCAGGCGACTTGTTGAATGGTGGTAGCTTGGCTGGGCTCCGCGCGCCTGCTGTACCGGGTCTTGGTCCCTCATTTGATTGGGGGCCAGCCAATTTCGATATCCGTCACGTATTTCACTTGAGTGGCGGGTATGAACTGCCAGTTGGCCGGAATAAGCGCTTCATGGCGAACTCCGGTAGAGCAGCTGACGCTGTACTTGGGGGATGGTCTGTAAACTGGATTTTGGTACTTCAAGGTGGCCAGCCCATAACCCTCAGTTGCCCGACTTCCACGACAGCGGGAACAAACTGCTACGATGTGAGGGTTGCGGGACAAAGTCAGAAACTTGGGCGGTTCATGAAGAACGGGAAGCCATTTTGGTATGGGAACCCCGCTGCCTTCCAGCAACCCTGTCCGCTGGGGGTCACACCCACCGCAGGCTGCATCCCATACACTGGCAGTGCCGTTCTGGGTTTTCGCCCGGGGACGACCACAGGACCAGGATTTAATCGGTTTGATTTCTCGGCGTTCAAGGCTTTTCGCCTGAGCGATCGGTTCTCCCTGCAGTTCCGGTCCGAGTTCTTCAACATACTCAACCATCCGAATTTCAATGCTCCTAATTTCGGCGGAAACGGTGTCGTCGCAATTAGCAACTCTGGCAACTTCACCAGCGCCAACTTTGGGCAAATTGGATCGACTCGCGATGCTCCCTACGATCCGCGGCAGATTCAATTTGCTTTGAAGCTGCTTTTCTAA
- a CDS encoding SLC13 family permease encodes MITSLVVVTMMVLFIWNKLPAAIVAVFSSLVLYFTGVLNAHDTLAGFGDSLVVFIAALLVIGTGLEATGVGTWAGQLLIRYAGTNKTLLLVSLLLLSALFTALIGMNGAVVTMVPIAVVIAARTDIAPSQIMMPVSIACLTGAKLTLLGSPVNVIASNAGELAGAGPIRFFEWAIVGVPLFAGAMVIILIFGPHLLPKRRSGSLPVDLSGHAHTLVEQYRIKDDMHHLRVRASSPYVGMSRTDIDLTSYPGVSIVSLVDAEGGEPTQKPVAEGDLLLVRGDAQTVGKLARDMHLAIRKSNAEDDNIADTLFNRSSGLAEIVVPPRSALIGQTVFPGMATHNGDLIILGIQRGGYDVESNITQLRIGDHLLLQGTWEALDKHLSDPQVLVVDSPEVVRRQAVALSRGAYEAIGILILLVVLLTTNAVPPAIAAVLCAGAMVVMRVITLPQLYRGVDWNTCILIGGLIPMATAMTNTGLAGLIGDHVIQLVGAGGPRAVLAGLFVVSTALTQVISNTSAALVMIPIAVATAGELSVSPLPLLIAVAMGSGAAHLTPMSTPVNLVTYGPGAYEFGDYWKLGMMVLLWSLVVAVFIAPLYWRF; translated from the coding sequence ATGATCACATCGCTGGTTGTTGTCACGATGATGGTCTTGTTCATCTGGAATAAATTGCCAGCGGCAATCGTAGCGGTGTTCTCGTCGCTTGTCCTGTATTTCACCGGCGTCCTGAACGCGCACGACACTTTGGCGGGATTCGGTGACTCATTGGTTGTGTTCATCGCTGCACTTCTGGTCATTGGCACTGGTCTGGAGGCGACAGGCGTAGGGACTTGGGCCGGTCAACTCCTCATTCGTTATGCAGGCACAAATAAAACGCTGTTGCTCGTATCACTATTGCTCTTATCCGCTTTGTTCACCGCACTGATTGGCATGAATGGTGCAGTTGTAACGATGGTCCCGATCGCGGTCGTCATCGCAGCACGTACGGATATTGCGCCATCTCAGATAATGATGCCGGTGTCGATAGCGTGCCTCACCGGCGCTAAACTCACGTTGCTGGGCAGCCCCGTAAATGTCATCGCGTCAAATGCTGGCGAATTGGCTGGCGCGGGGCCTATCCGGTTCTTCGAGTGGGCTATCGTGGGCGTTCCCCTATTCGCTGGCGCGATGGTCATCATTCTGATTTTCGGGCCTCACCTGCTGCCGAAGCGTCGGAGTGGATCTCTCCCAGTTGACCTCAGCGGTCATGCGCATACGCTGGTCGAACAATACCGAATCAAAGACGACATGCATCATCTGCGGGTACGTGCCAGTTCACCTTATGTCGGAATGTCTAGAACTGATATCGATCTGACATCCTACCCTGGCGTAAGCATTGTCAGTCTAGTGGATGCAGAAGGAGGGGAGCCCACGCAGAAGCCAGTGGCCGAAGGAGATCTTCTGTTGGTGCGCGGTGATGCACAGACGGTGGGAAAGCTGGCGCGTGACATGCATCTTGCCATCCGCAAATCGAATGCAGAGGACGATAACATCGCAGATACGCTTTTCAATCGTTCATCCGGTCTAGCCGAAATCGTGGTCCCGCCTCGCTCGGCTCTGATAGGCCAGACAGTATTCCCGGGTATGGCCACACACAACGGGGACCTAATCATTCTCGGTATTCAGCGCGGCGGCTATGACGTGGAGTCGAATATCACACAACTGCGCATTGGTGACCACCTTTTGTTGCAGGGAACGTGGGAGGCACTGGATAAGCACCTTTCCGATCCGCAGGTGCTGGTGGTCGACTCTCCGGAAGTGGTTCGGCGCCAGGCAGTCGCCCTGAGCCGTGGCGCCTATGAAGCCATCGGTATCTTGATCTTACTGGTCGTCCTGCTCACGACCAACGCGGTACCGCCAGCGATCGCGGCAGTACTCTGTGCAGGCGCCATGGTTGTGATGCGGGTTATCACGCTGCCGCAACTATACCGTGGCGTTGACTGGAACACCTGCATCCTCATCGGAGGTTTGATTCCGATGGCTACTGCCATGACCAACACAGGCTTGGCGGGATTGATCGGAGACCATGTCATCCAACTGGTTGGCGCCGGCGGTCCGCGAGCCGTGTTGGCCGGACTGTTCGTCGTGAGCACAGCGCTCACACAGGTTATTTCCAACACTTCCGCAGCGCTGGTAATGATCCCAATCGCAGTCGCCACGGCTGGTGAACTTTCCGTTTCGCCACTGCCTTTGCTGATTGCCGTGGCAATGGGGTCCGGTGCTGCTCACCTTACACCTATGAGCACACCAGTGAACCTGGTGACGTATGGGCCGGGTGCCTACGAGTTTGGGGACTACTGGAAGCTTGGAATGATGGTCCTGTTGTGGTCGCTCGTGGTCGCAGTATTCATCGCGCCTCTCTATTGGAGGTTCTGA
- a CDS encoding tetratricopeptide repeat protein, which translates to MPRFRLGILCSLMVCATFAAADGDQKQKLDRQFQSAVAQYDAGRFAEAAAQLEDLLPQAPNNFEVEELLGMTYSALSQDTKAIKHLDAAVRLKPNSAAARTNLAASLSRSGKAELAGEQFQKALELEPRDYTANHNLGEFYIQSGKIAEAHPFLERAQRINPASYDNGYDLAMADLLTGRLDEARQLVQSMIQSKNTAELHNLLAQIEEKDGKFVAAANEFGTAAHMDPSEDNLFDWGSELLIHRTYEPAIDVFRQATRLYPNSPRLQIGLGMTLYSRGLYEEAVKSLLVAADLNPSDARCYLFLSKAYDSSPSQAEEVIQRFQRYSELEPNNALAQYYYAMSLWKGKRAEGSGLDLQAVESLLKKSISLNEKLPEAHVQLGNLYADQHQYAKSIPEYVRALELNPNLPDAHYRLGTDYVHVGQKDRAQNEFDVYQKLRAQHLAEVDKERIEVRQFVYSAKAAPSTKP; encoded by the coding sequence ATGCCGCGGTTTCGGCTTGGGATTCTTTGCTCTCTTATGGTTTGCGCGACCTTTGCCGCAGCCGATGGCGACCAGAAGCAAAAGCTGGATCGCCAATTTCAGTCGGCGGTGGCGCAATATGACGCCGGGCGATTCGCAGAAGCAGCAGCCCAACTAGAAGACCTTTTACCTCAGGCACCAAATAACTTTGAGGTCGAAGAACTTTTGGGGATGACCTACTCCGCGCTGTCGCAGGATACGAAGGCAATAAAACACCTTGATGCTGCGGTTCGATTGAAGCCGAACTCGGCTGCTGCGAGGACCAATCTGGCGGCGAGTCTCTCGCGTTCAGGAAAGGCCGAATTGGCTGGCGAACAGTTCCAAAAGGCGCTCGAATTGGAGCCTAGGGACTATACCGCCAACCACAACCTGGGTGAATTTTATATTCAGTCCGGAAAGATCGCGGAAGCGCACCCTTTTCTCGAACGGGCGCAACGAATTAATCCTGCCTCCTACGATAACGGCTACGATCTGGCGATGGCCGATCTCCTCACTGGACGGCTTGACGAGGCACGGCAACTTGTCCAAAGCATGATCCAAAGCAAGAACACCGCGGAGTTGCACAACCTGCTAGCCCAGATTGAAGAGAAAGACGGAAAATTCGTAGCGGCGGCAAATGAGTTCGGGACTGCTGCTCATATGGATCCGAGTGAGGACAATTTGTTTGATTGGGGGAGCGAACTTCTTATCCACAGGACCTACGAGCCGGCCATAGATGTCTTTCGCCAAGCTACCCGGCTTTATCCGAATTCCCCCAGACTTCAGATCGGGCTGGGCATGACGCTATACTCGCGAGGTCTTTACGAAGAGGCAGTCAAGTCCCTTCTTGTGGCGGCTGATCTAAATCCTTCCGATGCTCGGTGCTACCTTTTTCTCTCGAAGGCCTACGATAGCTCTCCAAGCCAAGCGGAAGAGGTAATTCAGAGATTCCAGCGGTATTCGGAGCTTGAGCCCAACAATGCACTGGCCCAGTACTATTACGCGATGAGTTTGTGGAAGGGAAAACGGGCTGAGGGCTCAGGCTTGGATCTTCAGGCAGTCGAGTCCTTGCTGAAAAAGTCTATATCTCTGAATGAGAAGCTTCCCGAAGCCCATGTGCAATTAGGCAATCTTTATGCCGACCAGCATCAATATGCCAAGTCCATTCCGGAGTATGTGCGTGCACTCGAACTGAATCCGAATCTCCCGGACGCCCATTACCGTTTGGGGACGGACTATGTTCACGTCGGACAAAAAGACCGCGCGCAAAACGAGTTCGACGTCTATCAAAAGCTCCGAGCGCAACATCTGGCCGAAGTCGACAAGGAGAGGATAGAAGTCAGGCAATTCGTGTACTCGGCGAAGGCTGCTCCTTCCACCAAGCCTTGA
- a CDS encoding FG-GAP-like repeat-containing protein, protein MSLHENEKPLSRRALLKSMGLTPLLLRPAPFYGVSLLFSSPKVLPTPDPAFTFSDVRLTPHYPSKSPLADILRLVTPGSDDYVTEKYAFEIDSLLKQWSQTLKTSARDLSTLRELLSSSIEASSLIPAKVSSLRSGYGIDIVRRQFGADVVPGRERFLKEIHGWLGDVSRVETAEFEIYGIETISDTPIAVRLEVRYDIVTNRNDEQRAERVGSWRMEWSHDESQAWKVRKWEASEETLSVLHEPAFIDVTFQALGGAESYASQMLRGVDHWRTVLDGACGIDVYGNNGVATGDFDNDGFDDFYVCQPSGLPNRLYRNRGDGTFEDVTEKAGVGVLDNTACALFADFENKGLQDLLVVCGSGPLLFLNQGNGTFSLKRDAFKFARPPQGTFTHAAVADYDRDGHLDIYFCTYMYYLGLDQYHYPVPYFDARNGPPNYLLHNEGNATFVDRTEQVGLNKDNDRYSFACAWGDSNSNGLPDLCVANDFGRSQLYRNNGDGTFGVASSESHIEDVGAGMSACWSDFDNDGHEDIYTTSMWAAAGQRVSEQARFHSTAPEDIRALYQRHARGNALYRNQGDGKFKNIAQQAGVAMGRWSWSADLWDFDHDGYSDLYVTNGYISALDRNDLASFFWRQIVAKSPEDATPSLAYEHGWNAINELIRSDSSWNAYERNVMFANNRDGTFSEVSGMLGLDFLEDSRSFALADLDHDGRLEVILKNRNAPQLRILHNVMKDLGGSISFRLRGHKSNRDAIGAAIKVETGTFRQTKYLQAGSGFLAQHSKELFFGVGKPEGTIRATVRWPSGLSQQFEHLPINHRIEIEEGVSSFQAKPFAESPLAYAKPGPPPTLEPLPSQINTWLLDPLKAPEFSLPDLAGNTRELKQSQGSFVLLNFWATTAPICHDQLRLLHQHRSTFTTSHLDILAVNVDDASNASAARSLVAREGLSFPVLFATEDVAGVYNIIYRYLFDRRRDLAIPTSFLLDREGIIVKVYQGPINPQRLLEDVKSIPTTAADRMKKALPLKGELYQDAFRRNDFTYGVALFQHGYLDQATESFEQVIAAKPDDPEGYYNLGTLNLRRNNFQQARHYLEQTVKLRPNYPEAWNNLGMIAAQEGHPEEAVRNFQQSLFLRPTYVIALLNLGNVYRRQKVFEKAEEYLDHALEIQPDDPEVNYSLGMLFAQKNQMQRASDYLQKAIDLRPDYPEALNNLGILFVQMQDYSKAEEQFKTCIRVAPNFDQSYLNLARLYAMRNEKEKARDVLQDLLRMQPQNPGATQILEMLH, encoded by the coding sequence ATGTCGCTTCACGAAAATGAAAAGCCCCTTTCCCGACGAGCGCTGCTCAAAAGCATGGGGTTGACACCCCTGCTCCTCCGCCCGGCGCCTTTCTATGGGGTTTCGCTTCTCTTCAGCTCACCCAAGGTCCTCCCGACTCCAGATCCCGCCTTTACTTTTAGCGATGTCCGCCTGACTCCTCACTATCCGTCCAAATCTCCCTTGGCAGATATTCTTCGCCTTGTCACTCCGGGTTCGGACGACTACGTGACCGAGAAGTATGCCTTTGAAATCGATTCGCTCCTCAAACAATGGAGCCAAACCCTCAAGACATCGGCTCGCGATCTTTCTACCCTGAGGGAGTTGCTGTCCTCCTCGATTGAGGCCTCATCGCTGATTCCCGCCAAGGTCTCCTCACTGCGTTCCGGTTACGGAATCGACATCGTGAGGAGACAATTTGGCGCTGACGTGGTTCCGGGACGAGAGCGATTTCTCAAAGAGATTCATGGGTGGCTGGGCGACGTCTCACGAGTAGAAACTGCTGAATTTGAAATTTACGGTATCGAAACGATCTCAGACACACCAATAGCAGTTCGACTCGAAGTCCGATATGACATCGTCACCAACCGAAACGATGAGCAGCGTGCGGAAAGGGTCGGATCCTGGCGAATGGAGTGGTCGCACGATGAATCGCAAGCTTGGAAGGTAAGAAAGTGGGAGGCCAGTGAAGAGACTCTTAGCGTCTTGCACGAACCTGCATTCATCGATGTTACATTCCAGGCTTTAGGAGGCGCGGAATCATACGCAAGCCAGATGCTTCGTGGCGTCGATCACTGGCGTACAGTTCTCGATGGCGCATGCGGCATCGACGTCTATGGAAACAATGGTGTGGCCACAGGCGACTTTGATAATGACGGATTCGATGATTTCTATGTATGCCAGCCATCTGGCTTACCAAACCGCCTCTACCGCAACCGAGGCGATGGCACCTTTGAAGACGTAACGGAGAAGGCAGGGGTCGGCGTACTCGACAACACTGCGTGCGCACTCTTTGCGGATTTTGAGAACAAAGGACTCCAGGACCTTCTTGTTGTCTGCGGCAGCGGTCCTCTCCTTTTCCTGAATCAAGGGAACGGGACCTTCTCGCTCAAGCGTGATGCCTTCAAATTTGCGCGTCCTCCTCAAGGAACATTCACGCATGCGGCTGTAGCAGACTACGATCGAGACGGCCATCTCGATATCTATTTCTGCACGTACATGTACTACCTCGGGCTCGACCAGTATCACTATCCTGTTCCCTACTTCGACGCCCGGAATGGTCCACCAAACTACCTCCTACACAACGAGGGAAACGCAACATTTGTAGATAGAACCGAACAGGTAGGATTGAACAAAGACAATGACCGGTACAGTTTCGCCTGTGCATGGGGCGACTCGAACTCCAACGGCCTGCCTGATCTCTGCGTGGCGAATGACTTCGGCAGATCTCAGCTTTATCGCAACAACGGCGACGGAACCTTCGGCGTTGCTTCAAGCGAGTCCCACATCGAAGACGTCGGCGCTGGAATGAGCGCATGCTGGTCTGATTTCGATAACGACGGACATGAGGACATTTACACCACCAGCATGTGGGCAGCCGCCGGCCAAAGAGTCTCAGAACAAGCGCGATTTCACTCAACTGCCCCAGAGGATATTCGCGCCCTCTATCAACGGCACGCGCGGGGCAATGCGCTGTACCGAAATCAAGGAGACGGCAAGTTTAAAAACATCGCGCAGCAGGCCGGAGTTGCGATGGGCCGCTGGTCCTGGTCCGCCGATCTATGGGACTTCGATCACGACGGTTACTCTGACCTCTATGTAACCAACGGATACATCTCCGCGCTGGATCGGAACGATCTGGCAAGTTTCTTCTGGCGACAAATAGTTGCAAAATCTCCCGAAGATGCTACCCCATCGTTGGCTTACGAACATGGATGGAATGCCATCAATGAACTGATTCGGTCGGACAGTTCCTGGAACGCCTACGAGAGAAATGTCATGTTCGCGAACAACCGCGACGGCACGTTTTCCGAGGTTTCCGGCATGCTGGGATTGGATTTTCTTGAGGACAGCCGCTCCTTTGCTCTCGCCGATCTCGACCATGACGGACGTTTGGAGGTTATCCTCAAAAACCGGAACGCTCCTCAATTGCGGATACTGCACAACGTAATGAAGGACCTCGGGGGCTCGATCTCGTTCCGTTTACGAGGGCATAAAAGCAATCGCGATGCAATCGGAGCGGCAATCAAAGTCGAAACCGGCACGTTTCGCCAGACAAAGTATTTGCAGGCGGGCTCTGGATTTCTCGCTCAACACTCGAAGGAATTGTTCTTTGGAGTTGGGAAGCCGGAAGGAACCATCCGGGCTACTGTCCGTTGGCCAAGTGGGCTCTCGCAACAGTTCGAACATTTACCGATCAACCACCGTATCGAAATTGAGGAAGGCGTGAGTTCGTTCCAGGCTAAACCCTTTGCGGAGTCGCCCTTAGCCTACGCAAAGCCAGGACCACCGCCAACTTTGGAACCATTGCCTTCCCAGATAAACACTTGGCTCCTTGATCCCTTAAAGGCGCCAGAATTCTCTCTGCCTGACCTCGCAGGCAATACACGGGAACTCAAGCAATCACAGGGCAGCTTCGTGCTTCTCAATTTCTGGGCGACAACCGCGCCAATCTGCCATGACCAACTGAGACTTCTCCATCAGCACCGCTCAACGTTCACCACGAGCCATCTGGACATTTTAGCTGTGAACGTGGATGATGCAAGCAATGCTTCAGCCGCACGATCATTAGTGGCGCGGGAAGGGCTTTCCTTTCCGGTCCTTTTTGCAACGGAAGACGTGGCTGGTGTCTACAACATCATCTATCGATACTTGTTCGATCGTCGCAGGGATCTCGCAATTCCGACATCCTTCCTGCTGGACAGAGAGGGCATAATCGTCAAGGTCTATCAGGGCCCAATAAATCCACAGCGTCTGCTGGAAGATGTAAAGTCTATTCCAACTACTGCAGCCGATAGGATGAAGAAGGCGCTGCCATTAAAAGGCGAGCTCTATCAGGACGCGTTTCGGCGCAACGACTTTACCTATGGCGTTGCGCTGTTCCAACATGGCTACCTGGACCAAGCAACAGAATCGTTTGAGCAGGTCATCGCCGCCAAACCCGACGACCCGGAAGGCTATTACAACCTTGGAACTCTCAATCTCCGAAGAAACAACTTTCAGCAGGCGCGCCACTACCTTGAACAGACCGTGAAGCTGCGTCCGAATTATCCGGAGGCTTGGAATAATCTCGGCATGATAGCGGCACAAGAAGGCCACCCGGAAGAAGCCGTTAGAAACTTTCAGCAGTCATTATTCCTCAGGCCAACCTACGTCATTGCGCTCTTGAACCTGGGGAACGTCTATCGGCGGCAAAAGGTCTTTGAGAAAGCAGAGGAATACCTCGATCACGCGCTCGAAATTCAGCCTGACGATCCTGAGGTCAACTACAGCCTAGGAATGCTCTTCGCCCAGAAAAATCAGATGCAGCGCGCGTCAGACTATTTGCAGAAGGCGATCGACTTGCGTCCAGACTATCCCGAGGCTCTAAACAACCTGGGCATTCTTTTCGTCCAGATGCAGGATTACTCAAAAGCGGAAGAGCAATTCAAGACTTGCATCCGCGTTGCCCCAAACTTCGATCAGTCTTATCTCAATCTTGCCCGTCTCTACGCAATGCGAAATGAAAAGGAAAAAGCGAGAGACGTGTTGCAGGACCTGCTACGCATGCAGCCACAGAATCCAGGCGCCACGCAAATCCTTGAGATGCTACACTGA